Genomic DNA from Carassius gibelio isolate Cgi1373 ecotype wild population from Czech Republic chromosome B14, carGib1.2-hapl.c, whole genome shotgun sequence:
CTTGTTGCCATGTGCAACTGTCTGTTTTCTGTGCCTTCTTTCTTGTTGTTTGCACTTTGGGAGTTCCTCATTGGACAGGAAGAATGTTGGGTGAAATTATGCTAATATTATGATATAATAAGAGGGTTCTTACTCAAGACATAACATTAGTTTCATATCCAAAGcacataaaattgttttaaagcaCCTCATTCATGAATGGGGAAtaaaaaacacaatgtttttcaATGGTGAATTGTTATAATTGTCTACATAATGGTTTGAGAAAGTATCTCATCTAAAAAAATATGTTGCCATTGTTTTTCTTCTGTAACACACACGATGTGGTGGGCCCTGTGTGTTTCTCGCGGGCTGAATTTGCGTTGACTGCTCCCTGTGGCCGGGCCTTGCTGCTGCGGGTATCTGAATGGGCCGAATCACTTCCCCCCCCAAtcgtgaatgaatgaatggcgcGTTCTGGTCCCCGATTCTCATGGGTtaatgatgatggtggtgatgatgatgttggCGTTGGTCCGAAACCCCAGAGGAGCCATCGCAGGAAAAGATCCAGGAGTGTTGAGGATGATGAGGAGGGGCACCTGATCTATCACAGTGGAGACATGCTGAGAGCAAGATGTATagaatacacacttttttgtatCTACTGTATCTTTTAATTTCTTTCACTGCTTATTTTCTGTTGTGGGATCAGACTAATTTTACACACTAATTTTGGGCTCCTGATAAATGCAGTTGTGACAGAACACTTAGACTTATCCAGATGTGTGTATCACCAGTCTAGTATTGTCTTAAGTTCGTTGATTATTTATGCATTGCTTTTCTAATTTGAGTGTTTCAAAACGCAGCGCAGTCTTTTGAAAGGGTTTGATGGACCATTGTGTCAATTTCATGTTTCTAACTGTCTGTCTTTAAACCCGTAGATGAGATTGTGTGCACACTTGGAGAGGGAGCCTTTGGTAAAGTGGTGGAGTGCATTGATCATGAAAAGTAAGTCTTCATGCCATGTTTTACCATGTTAAAATTTATTGGTCTCCCCAAGACAAATCTGATACTTAAAGTTTGCTATTAAATGGAAATAACAACAGACCTTCTGAATTGTggcatacattaaaataaaatttatgaaaTTAATGCCGTTTCACtcgaaaattatgtttttatttatagatttttttttattacattttcagcaaatttagaaaaaatataatttatttcatgactgctttaaatttgaaatgttttttgggAAATGCTTCGGGTTGATTAAGTGTTGGATAATAAGTGCAGGCATTTGTGTGTGTTCTCCTGTGTGTAAATGATACTACTGTATGTTCTTATTTCAGGGGAGGAGCTCGCATTGCACTGAAGATCATAAAAAACATTGATCGCTATCGTGATGCGGCTGTGTCTGAGGTCGAGGTGCTGGAGCAGATTAACTCACTTGACTGTGACAGAAGATAGTAAGTGCCGTTGAAAACAGATAAGAAAGAAATCTTAAGTAATTTATGCCTCTGTGATGCATGGCTGTATAATATATCACGCTTAATTTGAAATTTACAGCCTCCTGAGTGTATAGAAGTCCAGACTGCATATTAGGAATGCAGTATTTCATATCTATTTTTCCTTTCTCCAGTGCTTGTGTCCGGATGTATGACTGGTTTGATCACCACGGACACATCTGCATCGCCTTTGAGCTGCTGGGCTTGAGCACGTATGATTTTCTGAAGGAAAATAGCTTTCAGCCCTTCTCTATGAACCACATCAGGCACATGGCCTACCAGATCATCAGAGCAGTCAGATGTGAGTCATGGATCTAGCTTGAATgcattttttaagtgtattttgaacaaaacattgatgtaatttttttgtatttctttgtcTTAGTTCTTCACAAGAGTAAGCTGACACACACTGACTTGAAACCAGAGAACATCCTCTTTATTAATTCAGAGTTTGACATCAAGTACAATCCAAAAATGGTAAGGAAAGACTGACTACATTTAGTATTATGttctataaataatatttaatattttaaaaatgtttttttttaaggttttatagaacaattctatttttaaaaaaattctaatactcaaaattactgaagttttagtaattgtagtaATTCAGTGTAAACGTATTTCAGTTATTTGTTAGTGGGACTTTttcaaatttttgtttaaatttgtcaTTAAATATATTCCAGTTCAGCCCAATCTTGGATACTttcaatagttttagttaacaaaaacagAACTGATTGTGCATTAATTGTCTTGTTTGAAATTGTAGAAGAGGGATGAGAGAACGGTAAAGAATCCTGATGTGAAAGTAGTTGATTTTGGGAATGCAACATACGAGCATGAGCATCACACCTCAGTGGTGTCCACTCGACATTACCGAGCTCCAGAGGTTATTCTGGGTAAGTAGTTACTGATccattgatttttatatatatatatatatatatatatatatataaatatatattctgagGTACATGGCACACTTGATATGATTGCATTTATTGTGAGCTATAACGGAgctatctgtctgtttctaacaGATCTAGGCTGGAGTCATTCCTGTGATGTGTGGAGTGTGGGTTGCATTCTTATTGAGTATTATCTGGGATCGACTCTATTTCAGGTCACTTTCCTCTGAGTTCACATTAGTTCATTTATGGTCACTTTGGATACACATGACTTGTTGTTTCAGAACTTATAAATTagtttctgtttttttaaattacagacACATGACAGTAAAGAGCATCTGGCCATGATGGAGCGAGTGCTGGGCCCTATACCCACACACATGCTGCAGAAAACAAGGTAatttcaggattttttgcaggatttgtggtaatatatacattttacaacTCTAATTTAGTCATGGAAATGGAAAACACATTTTTGGGTAAAATTGGAAAAATCGTTATCTAGGAACCACAGATGCCTGAAGTAAACAATGTAAACAAGAatcaaaatggctttttttttctctaattatGCAGGAAGAAGAGATACGTTCACCATGATAAGCTGGACTGGGAGGTTCACAGCTCCTCGGGTCGTTATGTTCGGAAGAAGTGCAAGCCGTTGAGAGTAAGTTTCTCATTCTCATTCAAGTTTTGGGTCAgttgtggtttttatttttacttgaagCCGATGAGACATCTAGAAACAAGCAACTTAAGAAATATGACTTTTTAATTTCTTTGCAGCAATACATGGCATCCAGTAGCTCTGACCATGTACAGCTGTTTGATCTCATAGAGAGGATGCTGGAATATGATGTCACGAAGCGGATCACCCTGGATGAAGCCATCAAACACCCTTTTTTCGACTTGATCAGGAAGACAAAGAAATAAGTGATGGATTCTCTTGATTTTTTGCTATAGTTCCTCTCTGAGAGAGGCTGTTTCAGTTGACTGTATCAGTCCTCTGTATAGATCATACTCTGCTCCCttcttgtttatatttattgtgcTTGTTTTTCAGTTTAGTGTGACCTATTGCTCTGGATTTCTTCATTGatttgtgcttgtgttgtctgCATTACATGACAGAATGATGAGTAACTGTGAATGGGGCAAGGTTTTAGGGTATTAAACGTACGATAATTGTCACAGATTTGTTAGCATTATCAATATAAACGTAGTGAtatttgtaaatgtcttttcagtttttcctttatgtaaataaaataagttgatcAATATCGGTTGTCTCATGGTGGTGTAATGTTCTCAGGCGGGCAATAGGGGGCGGTAGATCACAACTCAATTTTCACTTGCAAAATGTATTTCTGCTTCTGTGTTTATTAAAGCATTGTCGATGAGGGACAGTCAAAGTGTGGTTTAGGGATAGTTTGGTTTATATTTAACGTGTGTGTACATATACTAGATACACTATATACTATagataaacaatatatattagtcaacatttgaagtggatcaaaagtTGTCATAAGACAAGAATGGGTATGGTTTTGGTTTTAGAACAACTGATGAAAGGCTTTGATCCttaaaatgttgactactgtatatatatacataatacatacacacacacacatacacaaacaaacaaacgcatacattggttttcaaacttttcacaaacgttataaaaatgtatttgaaagataCGAACATCGCAACAACGTTTTGCCTTAATCATTTTTGTTATCGTCATCGGTGGAAGCATAGACAAATACTTTATTACTGGCATTATTTGTCGGTTGTACGTGTAACGTTTAATCTCGCAGAAAAGATTAATCTTGCCAGTCTGTACAGCTGTACCATGGGCGCAAGATGAACAGAATGCATCCGCAAAAACTCCTaaagaaattcattttaaaatgtctccACAAAATATTGTACAGACTAATTCTCAAACAGATTCTGTGTGTGGAGAAAACAGCCTGAAATAGATAAAACTCTCACACATTGTTCATAGCTGCTTTTGGACGCTCTCCGCCAGTCATTTCATGCTCGTTACTCACAGACGTCACAGGCGCGCGCAACATTTGGCCAATTTAAGAATCTATGAATCGACACGCGTCTATGACGGACGAAAACGCCGTTCACTAGGTAGTCCTCATACAAGGTTTTGAGACACTCATGCTGTTCAAAGCACCGTGTGCTGCTCCGCGCTACTCACTCTGACAGCCACATCTCATCGATCAAGAGCTGATCAATACTACAAGTCATCTAACTATCGGAAACTAACTGGAGACTTTTAACAGAATGGATCAATCTGCGGACGGAAATATAGAAAGCAAACAGAATTCTGCGAAACCGTTTTGTCAGCGCTATTTGGTGTCTTTTCCAACCATAGTGTGTCTAGTGTTATCGCTGAGTTCAATAGCGGTGTGTTTTCTCATGAGTTTCAAAACGCATCAGATGGAGAGCAGGCTGCGCGAGCTGGAGATAAAGATGACTGACATCTGTCAAGAATCACCCAAGGACATCTCTGTCCCACAGGAACTGCGGGAATCCATTGAAACACTCTTACAGGAGGCAAGCATTTGAATTCTTCATAAAGGAAAGCTGCAACACATGTTTCACGTGTTTCTGTAGTATGTTTTCCAATTTAATTTAGGCTCTGATTAATTTTGCCGCTTGTTCTAATTAAAACCATTAATCAACGCATAGCCTGCTCGCTGTTGCCAGAGAGTTTTAAACCTATTTAACTAAGTAATACATTTACCAAAATAGTATGAAATCTGAAAACTCCTATCTATCTGTCTAGCATAAAGGATTATAGATAGCTTATAATTCTGCATGTGGAGCAACAGGTGCGTTTATGTGATAAGagtgatttttaatttaataaacatgcTTAATTTAAATTCTTGTACTAAAGATAATTCTTCTAATtgtgatgtattaaaataaactaaagtgAATGTGCTATAGACTACATTCTTTCCCCGTCCTATATCAAGAATTACAGTattcaaatatatactgtatacgtcagtttatataaaaaatgtatattgtaataTAGTAAAGTGTGTAAAATCAACATAAATTACTTACGTGTCACATCTTAATAAAGGAACGCCGCTGAATAATCAGTAGGTTACTATGTAATCCAGTACTATTAGTGTAATCATACTATGTTGTTTGCCAGTGTTTTTATAAACTATTTAAACTAAGCAGTAATGGCAAATTCACACCTTTTTTCTATTCAAATATGTAGACCCATGACCACTGACACTTCTGGTGTCTATTCAATATTCTGATTATCAGAGTGATAATCAGGATGGATTTATTGATGACTGATTCATAaaatttgacctttgacctctataaccaaaattgtaataattaattTCCTCCATGTTGTTTATCACATTTCAGAGGGTGAATGAAGCGATGCCGAAGTTGCGTGTGGCAAGAGACGTGACACAAGACTGCAACTGTCCTCCAGGTACGTCCACGTATCTGCTCTCAGAACAGTGTTCAGTTCCAAAATGTGGGATGAAACCTTACAGAAACTGATAAATTCATCAATTTCTTGTTCTTGAACAGTGATTGCAAAGCTGTGATGTGGATGAGAGGAATATTTGATTCTGATCGGTCAGTTAAATATTGTTGGATAATGATGCTTAACTGTAAAGTCATTTATTTCCTACATAATTATGTAGTTTGATGTTTCTCATTTCATTCTTTTAAAGATACCTTAAATGTTTAATGTCTGTTTAGAAGTAATATAATCAGTCTTTCATGCTTTTAGAGTTTATTGAGTGATTATTTTGGCTGACTGCAGTCGTTACATGCAGGGTTTCTTAAGGCAATTACAATTAGTAAAGATTATATTCACTTTACACAGCTCTATGCATTTCCAATTGTGATTATAAATACAGAGGGGAGGAGAAAACGTGCAGCTGTTGCATATTGATGAATTGGTGGTTGCGGAGAGGTTTTTTTTGGGCTCCTCTTTCACAAAATGTGGTTGTTAAACATGGGGTTGGTGGTAATTTGAGTTTGGGTGCATTGAGAAACTTCGAGGAACTGCTGTCCTTCTTTTTCACAATCCCTCTTTACATTGAGTCATGGTGCCCTTTAAAATCCagtgtttccataaatgtatgCTGGTTCACATCTGAGGGGAGACATTGATGTCGCAGGACAAGAGGGAGGTCATAAGCATCTGTTTATAGGTtctgagcgtgagtgtgtgtgtgaaggggccCCGAGTATgcgtctgtgtgagtgtgtgtgtatttctgtttgtttgtgtgagtagTGCTGCAGAAGGCCCAACAGAAGAACTGAACTGTAAGGTGAGACCCTTTCATTTTAGAAGCAATGGTTGCCACCTGAAACCTGAAGAGTTTTGAGCGGTCCTGGCAGGCAGGATCAGAGGGAGAAGTATTTCTGTCTGCACAACAGACATGAGCCCAAAGCGCTCGCCATTGGGCAGGATATAATGCCCCCTACAGGAGATGTTTGGAAGGACACTGATGGGAGGaatagtttaaaggggtcatatgatgttgataaaaagaaaattatttagtgtaatgcaatgtgtttatgccgGAGGTGTTGAATGAGCCGCGgcctctttctttgtgtgaacatttggactgcattatgcaaatcttcccacatagtgacgtagctatgtggggcgtgttagaatgagccgttttaggggggtgtggatgagtcttaattttaataaagaatatctctttgggtttgagactttaatctttgcaactttacagatcttctttatgcaccaagagcttgtaacactctaaagagaatggaaaaattgaaatcgcatcatatgacctctttaaaaccTGACTGACTATTTGTTAAGCACAAaagtttattagatttttttatataattaaaacatgatattaaaatatataaaaaaatcagtcTACTTTAATTTGGaaaattccattttttttaaaactcatacataataataattatttcagggcttttatcattattattgattGTGAAAgccttttaataaaaaataaaatggatttagAAAATGGAGagcattttttaaagtaattaattaattaattaattattttttttacttttattgaaCACACCCTTGAAGAGTTGAATTTTTAAAATGGGAAAGAATTGACCATGCTAACcacaactgtgattttttttactttctaagaTTTTTCAGAATTGTAGAAATGCACTTGCAGGAGTTGTAGACGGTCGCTGTCATGTCTTTCTCCTTAAGCACATAGTTTCTTTCATTTCTACTTCCTCTATTCATCTCCACAGTAGAGTGAGTTCCCCTAATTATCTGTCGACTGAGATGGTTGTCCTTGCATGCTAAACAATTCCCCATCTGTTATCACCCTTTTCCACCAAACACCAGGCCCTGTTTGACAACAAGCTGTAACTCTCAAATGAAAGCACGAGAGGTCTTTAACTCGGTCAAATCTCCCTGTTTCATTTTTCAGGCTTGCATGTTCTCTGTCACTCTATTTAGTCCTTGGAAAGGTAGGACAAGGTCATGGATGCATTTCTCCCCTTTCCTACAATCATTGTCTCTAAGGATTTATTGTCTTTCATCACCCTTTTTTGAAAGTCTATTCAGGAAACATCTGAGCTGTAGGTGTGGTGTGTGTTTTGTAGTTTTTGACTGAAGCTAGAGGTCTCTTTGTCTTATGCCTATTTCACTTGAAGAAACGCTGATTAACTGATTCATTTTTTAACACATTAATACTTTGTGTGAATGGACTAGGATTATCTGTGTCCTGTTTGTTGTGTATAGTGAACCTGTATCTCAAACAGTACAGCATTGCATTAGGAATGCCAAGATCATGGGACCAGTTCCGAGGATTTGCATGAATTGATAAAATGAGTTTGCTAAatgcaatataaatgtcttttgataaaagcataaatgcataaatgtaaatgcattccaCGTTTTGCCTAGTCTAAGCCTCAAAAATCATGCTCATGGACCACCTGCTGAAAGTCTGATGCATGCTGCACAGAAAAATGGCAATCAATTTCTTAACCTCAAATCTGATTTGCTGGCTGGTATCCAAATGATGCTTCACAGCATTATGCAGCTGAAACAGTAGAGAATGCTACTGATATACCAGGACTGAGGGTTTGATTCCCATTAATCATTAATCAAAGGAtttgctcacccaaaaatgacatttgctGAAAACGTATGCTCCCTCAGTTCATCCAAGATGTGATTGAGTTTGTTTCAGCTTTGGGGAAATGTAGCATTTtgcaccaatggatcatctgcagtgaatggatgataaaaaaaaatagctgataAAACTCTGAAAAAAATGCAACTACTAGACTTTGTGTTTCCTTGACATCAATTCACATTTGCATATGCGTACATGGGAGACTGGAAATGCAAGCTGATTCATAGACATTTTGCATTCCATTGCAAATGAacgttcaagtttggtgaactgtgACCTGGCCTTACATAGTCAACATCATAAGTGGACAAAAAGAGTGGCCAGGATATCATATTTACTCATAGTTAcacagttctaccagaaagactcgggagatagaggaatgtacgaagcatacatttattgacagctcagcgagcacaattataaatttctttggcggaaggccccgtccatggttcgtaatccgagggtagcgaatctgcatttcctgcctgaagacgaaggcaggggcgcagcagaccccccctggaaggtaaggacaggaccatcctggtggtggtggggagggtggaggttgttgtcgcgttggcatctgcgaactcaaacatgtgtaagtacgatcttttatacaggagtataaagacgtgattggataatgatgaaggtaattagtgacgaagtgattgagtcttcctggcagaacttaggctaaagcttccatttctatcAAGCACATCAAAGCACAACTGAAAGTATTGGGCTCATCTCATTTGAAACAACAGTGAAATACAGTGTTTCATATTTTGCCTGCTAGAGATTACTATATTAAACACCAGTGAATAATTGATCTTTGACCTGTTAATGACTGTGAGTGGTATTAACATACAAAAGGTGTTAGAAAGGCTTAATCTGGATGGGTTTTTAGCAGCACTCAGAAATCAGAGAGGGTTTCGGGTGTGGCAGTGGGATCTGATGGACTCAGCACTGTATTTACTTTCATCCCTCCAAAAGGTCCGGCTTAAAATATCCGGCCAGGGCATGTGCATATGTGTAATATCTCACCAGGAAGTGGTGCAATTAGATATGCTGCCCATGGCTGTGCAAAAGAGACGGGACGTGCAACTAAGAATTAGGACCTTCCTTCTGTTACATATGTACACATACTCACAGTTGTTTAGTGGTATGCAGTTATGAATGCGCACATGCACATCTGTGCAGAACTGCTATATGAAGCAGAGCAGATTTTGCTGCAGGACTCATTTTGCATTGAATGTCAAGTGGCGACActagtatttttgtttaaaatatattgtctTTTTTGTGCTTAAGAATATTCTGACAATAATTTCATGTCAGTTTCAaacttttaatgaattaattttatttatttatttacgaatatcattaatatttatattgttatttgcATATAGCTTGTTTTCTCCTGTCTTGCATTTTTAGGCCATGACCCACTATCATTTAATGTTACGACATCTTTTATATTACTGATGATATTGAGCACTTATGTTCTGACAGTAGTCAGCAGGTTAAGAGGAGCAAAGGATGTTGACCCCAGTCTCTGTATGGGTGGCACGGCAGGCCCCTCGAAACGTTCCCCTTTACTTGTCTTTCAACAGCCATCTTATTAAAGTTTGCTTTGTAAAACCACACTCTTTGCATTCTTCCTTCTGAAAAATAAACAGCTCACAGCCCTGTTGGTGGAGTCTAAATACTTCAACCGTACCGACCCCAACCGCTTATAAAACATTTCTAGCTAATAGTTCACTGAGGCAGGTGGTGTGCTCAGATTTATGGTTTAAAAACAATTTGAAACCGCTTCAAATGCATTTAACATCTTTAATGTGACATATTTTGACTGAAAAACAATATTCAGTAGGGAATGATGTATATATGAATCATGTATAATAACATGAGTGACACTGAGAtgaaactaaatatattgtaaaaaaaaaaaaaaaaaattccttcatCCAAATGAGCAAGAAGAAATATGATTTAACTCATACTCTGGCTTAACGAAAACAAAAGCCAATTTCTAAATTTTCATACTgcaagtaaagtaaaataaaatattttttaataatttaaattatatattttcattaaaaatgaacaaatgcaCATTTATCCAGCTTTTTTGTTACAGCACTGATCAGTTGATTTAGATTAGAAAATTGCATGTGATGTCTTATTGCCTGTTACTGTATGTTGACGTCACACTGGGTCAAAAAATAGTGAACAGACAATAATATCTTAATATATCTCGCCATTTTTGCCTGCGGGCTTGTACTGTACAAGGAGTATGATTTGTCTTTGGTACGGAGGAGATTTGCAGTGTGGCATCTCAAACAGTCTCTCAGCATAGCTTGCAGTATTAACTAAAATAGAAGGCTCTGCTAACCCTCATGTGCCTGATGACCTTTACTGTCCCTGGAGTTCAAGGCTGATAATGGGGCGAATTTATTAAAGCATGTCTCTTTTTAAGACCCGGCTAATACAGCATGGAAAATTAATTTTGTACAACAACTCTTGTGCAGTGGATTGCGTAGCTTAGCCTCATACACAGTCATGAAACCTCATATAGAAAGGTTTCATTACTGGcatttgttaaaaatgatttaatttgatCAGATTTGTGACCACGTGTGGGCCACATTCCAGAATTGCCTTCCCCCTTGTGGAGTCTGACACAGCGCTCTTACTGTAGGTCACTAGATTCCAGTGCGCCAAGGTGTTGCATGGGAACGAGAGGCGCTGATGGGGGAATGGAAGTGATTATATTGTGTTAAGTTTCATTATTGAATGTTACAGGTGACATGGAAAGTTGCCATTAAATTTAACGAGGGAGAGCGTGAAAAACGGTTAACACTTTACGCTTGTGTGCATCAGTTGCTTTGAGCGGCTTACCACCTTCACACAATGGATTCTCCTTGAACTCCCACCTTGAACCTGATCTCAGATGTGCATCTGTATACAGCTGCATGTTTCCGCAGTGTAGACTTCAGTAAGCTTTCTTGATTAGACTAGGACGTGGTGCAATGGCAAAtaactacaatatattttttacattttgttcattttgatatttatcACTATGTTTAATAGATCTATTATGTTCtgttgaaatgttaattttaaaagttcaaGTGCAAGGTGCCTTTTAATATGCAGTCTAAAATGTCCCTGATGTTGATATGAAAAATTCAAGCGCTATCCTGGTTCACTCTTTGTTCAGTCTGCTGTTACAGTGTGAAGTTTCAGGCCACATTCAGATCCTATCCTGTATGAATTCAAT
This window encodes:
- the LOC127971847 gene encoding dual specificity protein kinase CLK4, encoding MRQMRLRSPWLREESLEERMENRKRHRRDSHSSERENKYRKKHHHHKYSDGHYLETRSSNERLEAKDRRAVFKDNEDDSRGACKDKERERGGDRDRSRCRDGDRGRERDRDWHHYSKSSGNSRRSSRHRHRHRHSDSRSHRRKRSRSVEDDEEGHLIYHSGDMLRARYEIVCTLGEGAFGKVVECIDHEKGGARIALKIIKNIDRYRDAAVSEVEVLEQINSLDCDRRYACVRMYDWFDHHGHICIAFELLGLSTYDFLKENSFQPFSMNHIRHMAYQIIRAVRFLHKSKLTHTDLKPENILFINSEFDIKYNPKMKRDERTVKNPDVKVVDFGNATYEHEHHTSVVSTRHYRAPEVILDLGWSHSCDVWSVGCILIEYYLGSTLFQTHDSKEHLAMMERVLGPIPTHMLQKTRKKRYVHHDKLDWEVHSSSGRYVRKKCKPLRQYMASSSSDHVQLFDLIERMLEYDVTKRITLDEAIKHPFFDLIRKTKK